A stretch of Henckelia pumila isolate YLH828 chromosome 4, ASM3356847v2, whole genome shotgun sequence DNA encodes these proteins:
- the LOC140864662 gene encoding uncharacterized protein, with translation MGGKRKKGGEDGGGSGDEGTEERKAKKMKQQKEALRPSMIKNKEKRSAIHAKLKLQKKADKRKKVKAREAAEKRALELGEDPPPKKTPRTIENTRELDETICKPDDDELFAGNDADEFSNILKQELIPKVLITTCRFNSTRGPGLASDLLSIIPNSHYYKRGTYDLKKIVEYAKNRDFTSVVVIHTSRREPDAVLIIGVPDGPTAHFKLSNLVLHKDLKNHGNPTNHKPELVLTNFTTRLGHRVGRLIQSLFPQDPNFRGRRVVTFHNQRGFIFFRHHRYIFEGLDSKPVESKSKDDKDNDKANTKQKVIARLQECGPRFTLKLISLQHGTFDTKAGEFEWVHKAEMDTSRRRFFL, from the exons ATGGGGGGGAAGCGGAAAAAGGGTGGCGAGGATGGTGGTGGAAGTGGGGACGAAGGAACAGAAGAAAGAAAAGCGAAGAAGATGAAGCAGCAAAAGGAGGCCTTGCGTCCATCGATGATTAAGAACAAGGAGAAGAGGTCAGCCATTCATGCGAAATTGAAGCTCCAGAAGAAGGCTGACAAGCGGAAGAAGGTCAAGGCTCGTGAAGCAGCTGAGAAGAGGGCTCTGGAGCTTGGTGAGGATCCTCCTCCTAAGAAAACCCCTCGCACAATAGAGAATACACGTGAACTGGATGAGACAATATGCAAGCCGGATGATGATGAGCTCTTTGCTGGCAATGATGCCGATGAATTTAGTAATATTTTGAAGCAAGAACTGATTCCGAAGGTCTTGATAACCACATGCCGCTTCAATTCAACT AGGGGACCTGGTCTTGCTTCGGATCTTCTTTCTATAATCCCCAATTCTCATTACTACAAGCGAGGAACATATGACTTAAAAAAG ATTGTTGAGTATGCAAAAAATAGGGATTTCACTTCAGTCGTGGTCATCCACACAAGCCGCCGAGAACCAG ACGCTGTTCTGATCATTGGGGTGCCTGATGGTCCTACCGCCCACTTCAAACTTTCAAATCTTGTTTTGCATAAAGACCTTAAG AATCATGGCAATCCAACCAACCATAAGCCTGAGTTAGTTTTGACTAACTTCACGACACGCTTGGGGCACCGTGTCGGCAG gttaatacaatctttatttcCACAAGACCCTAATTTCCGTGGTCGGAGAGTTGTTACCTTCCACAATCAACGTGGTTTTATATTCTTCCGCCATCACCG TTACATATTTGAAGGCTTAGATAGCAAACCGGTGGAATCAAAAAGTAAAGATGACAAAGATAATGACAAAGCAAACACCAAGCAAAAAGTCATTGCCCGGCTTCAG GAATGCGGCCCACGTTTCACGCTGAAACTAATCAGTCTT